aagaaaaggaagatacTCTAAGGTTGATATATAAGGGTTGCTAAAGAACTTAAGCATATATAAGAGGGGTCACCCCCTTGTCCTATAGTGGCACATAGTAGACAATATAGTGTCCAGCATGGTTGTGTGGGTTGGTTAGGTGATAGTGCTAGTATAGGTTAGTTGTTGCCGACTTAGACAAGGCTTACAAAGGGTCACTTGCAGACCATTCCTTGCGAATTGCTTCTTGCAAAAGGTCATTCATAAACTGCCTAACAGCTTGTCATGTGTCATGCTTTAGTGGGGGTATAATAATTGCTCCCCATCCCTTGCACTTGAGAGGTGAGTTAGTGGCCTACATCGAGACTTTCCAAACAACTTTCCAATGCAAAGGTTACAAAGGTAATTTGTGTCATGAAAGGATCACTAGGTGAAGAGTTTCGTTCTTTGCGCGTGACAATGATGTCTTAAGGGGAGAGGGTGCACCACCACATATTTTGAAAAAAGTGTATTAATGATGGAGTGTTTACAACTCATCATTGAAATAGTGTTAAAAGGTGCTTTTATTGTTGTGGGGGATCGACTACTTCTATAGAAGTCGTCAAAATGTTGTTCGCCAAATAATCGACCGATCCCTTAACAATTGAAGGTATTGTCTTTGTGTTGGGTTTTGTCCCCAACCTCCATAAAGAGCTGTGTATAATTCACGGAGAGGGTGCCTCAATTGATAGAGATATGAATTGCAAGATATGGGAAAATGTGTTAATACTATGCCTAATATTCATTAAGGAACATGCACGCGAAAATTTAGACCACCAAAGCTTAAAACAACATCCTTACGAAGTGGttctaatataaatttaaagacaacatatttaataagcttaaagagtttgtaattaaataaattttaaataataataaaaatttataaaatttatatttgttaaattcaatcataaatacataaaaaatgaaaaataatataattgattttgttttacaaattaaaatttacttCTCGTAAGAGTTTAAATCTATCAAttatataattgtatttttttggttatattgtttttatttttataaataattatttactatcataaaaaaataaacggtaaaatttattttattaaactttgcaattattttaaaatttctaaaaaatgtattagtattattattttatatatggtATAGATATATATTAAACTTTGTCTTCTAagtcattattttattatatttatactagaatattaaaaagattttaaatgttgtatATTAAAAAGTTTGGTTTGCATGAGTTATCATGAGTtggtttaatatttatatttattaaaaattatgttatcaatcgtttttattcttaaatatgtatttaaaaggTCAATGTGCAACTTACAAATTAATTTTGTATCTATCGTATTTAgcttagaaaaaaatattaattaattaattaaattaattaattttagtttttcctatTTGTAATATTATACTTAAAGAGTggtttgtaaatcatgagatacagTTTCTATCTTTATCCTATGACTAACCGTTTATCTCTCCAAAAACTAACCATATGAGAGGAAGTTAGTCATTATTAATAGCAATCCATAACCCGATTCCAATAAAAGAAAAGTGATTTACATATTGATTTAGAGTTTATTTAAGATTTGTAATATAATAACatagaaaatttattaattatttttattttatttttaaataatgtattGAAAATGGGTGGCCTCACACATTAATTTAGGATCTATGTATTCACCAAGaaaacaaaattaactaaatattttattaatacatCTAAGATCCATgtgaaaatgattaaaataatatgaataaaataatttattattaaaataatattagttcaaaattaattattgaaataatatgatGTGGGCCTCCattaatcttcttcttcttctttttttttttttggttttctgtagtaaacatattatttcaataatttaattttgaatcaaTATTACTTtagtaataaattattttagtaattttctcaAGATCCATACTTgatattctcaaaaaaaaaaaagaaagatattttTAAAGGAGATGATATGTTTGGTATAATATTCTaattattagatttaaaaaaaattaaggattttaTCTTCTACTTAAGAAGGTAAAAAATTTGTAATCAAATTGTTGGAGTAAGTTTAATTTGACTAATCTTTGAGAAAGTATTGATAacatgttaaaattaaaattaaaaatattatttgtatattaaattattatatgattgaaattaattttaatatttactttCAACATatcaaaaatagaacaaaaacaaatatataaaaataaagagaataaaaaacaaataaaacctaATCAGTCTAAAACTAAGGCTGCCAAAATATTTTTGCAGCAAAATAATGGAggtttttcccattttttaataattttctgaTCAGCTCACTCTCTTCGTCTCCATTTTCGTCAGGCTTCCATTTTTCAAAGCTCAAAAACAGTCTCGATTTAAACAAGGTTAGGTTTTGGattaagttttttattattatttagtttattGATCGTTATTGTTATGTTTTCTTTCAACAATCTTGTTTTTATATGCGTTGAATTTTCTTGAATTCCACttcagtttttctttctttcttttttttttcatttttgtttcagtTGTTGGAACAAGCTGCTATATTGAAATTTCTCTCTGATTCCGGCTATGGACGTTGGCTGTTCGAGCCTGCTCGTCGGTTCTGAGATTCACGGTTTCCGTACCTTGGCAGGTGTTGTACGgacttttttttgttaatttcacTTTTGTATAGTTAAATTGGTCAACGTGTCTTTGATAATTGTATTGTTACGTAGCAGTATTATTTATAAGCAGaacaattttgtttttaaaaatattatatttgaattaagTGATGGGtcaaaaatagatttaaattataataattttcaaaatccATCATTTACTGTTAcaaaacaatataattatattctgtttaaataattacttaattttttcaatttaccAAACAAACCTAGGAATTGTTCTGTGAAGTATGTACTAGCTTGCTTGACCACTCAGTAAATTGTAAGGAGATATGACTTATTAGTTTTTGGAAGTAATTTCTTAacttttggcttttattttggctTAATATCTTGAATAGTTGAAGTTCTTTATGAGTTTTTGATCTTTGAAAGCTGGAGAAGTGGTTATTTGCTTTGAAAACAAATttagatgaacaaaaattttataaactattgCATTAAGTTACTTTGAGCTTCATGTGCTGTTAATTTTTCCTAATAATTTGTTAATGTCATGCTTTATACCATAGTTAAGCGTATGTTTCTCTTTtgctaattttagtttttatcgtCTTTCTGTTTGGAGGACAGATTTGGATGTTCAAACTATGATGGAAGAAGCCAAGTCTAGATGGCTACGTccaaatgaaattcatgcaatacTTTGCAACCACAAGTATTTCCCCATCTACGTGAAGCCGGTGAACCTGCCCAAAAGTAACTTCTGATGATAATCAGTTCCCCCTTCCCCttcccattttcttttttttttcttgatttcagTGAAGCAACAAGCTAATCTATGTTTAATTTCTGAAAGGTCTGCTTAAAGAAATAAATGACTTAGCTTTACTGTTCTTTAAGTTCATACCGCGAGTTATGTTAATTTCTGCTAAGTTTATGTCAATAGTTAATAATAAACTTCCTTTTTTGTCAGTTAAGTTAGGCTTGGTGTTATTGCTATTTGTCTTTTGCTTCCTATTCATTATTAGCAAAAACCAAATGCATCAACTAAGCATAGGCATATTTGTTTAATCTAATGCAGTATTAATGGATTGCCACAAGTCAGGATTTTGTAAGAGAATGTCCTGTTGTATTACTTATGGCTTTaggaaattattattattgttatttttggcTATAGACATTAGGAAATTATGACTTTGCTTTCAAATGAACAGTATGTTTCCTGTGTAACTTCCATACTTAAAGTACTAAACAAGTGTACTTATAGAATAACTAACTGTATTCTTGATGTTGTAGGTGGTACTATTGTATTTTTTGACCGAAAGATGCTCCGAAACTTCCGAAAAGATGGTCATaactggaaaaagaaaaaggatgggaagACTGTTAAAGAAGCTCATGAACACTTAAAAGTGAGATTTTCTTGTACTATAAGCCCTGCAAATGGCACAACCTGTTATTGATGGAGTTTGTTAGTCGTTATAGCTAGTTGAATAACTGCATTTCTCTGGAATTTTGAGATTCAAATTTTTGGTTTTGTAATTGTCCTTTCTCTTCTTTTACTCCTGTCATTGTTTATAAATATGCACGACATAATGTGGGAAATATTGTAAGATTCTGCTATTTTCATACACTGAAAACCTGCATGCTGTGTTCTCTTTGTGCATTAAAGATTATCCTATGGTTTACACTATTCTATTGCTAGTTTTTCCTTCATGGCTTGCAAGATTAGTTTTACTTTTGTAGAACCTTCTGGTGGGCACACAATGTGTTGGCTtgcatcttcttttttttttttttttaaatttaatgtccTCGCAGTAAATGAATGATGTTACTTTATCTCCAATGACTTGGGAATTTATGTTATATGTTATTTTGACTGGCTAAAATATAATTACTTTGAGAAAACATAATTCGTTGgaattttatttcattcaacattTCAGGTTGGTAATGAAGAAAGGATTCATGTATATTATGCACATGGCCAAGATAACCCTACCTTTGTTCGGAGGTGTTATTGGCTACTTGACAAGTATGTTGCTTAGATCTATAACTTTACATTGCCTATTTTTTCCCACCTATTTTGAGttgaaaattaaatcatgaaactCACTCCTCTATCTCAAATTTCAGTCTATCTTAATAGACTGATCATGATTAGCCTgaccatctattattatttattttgcttcAGGTCTCTGGAACACATAGTTCTTGTTCACTATCGTGAAACACAGGAGGTTGGTGTTAagataaaaaaaactgaaattttgGAGGCACTTTCTCCTTGCAAAgcattcttttatatttttgtacACCTTAGAGGCAGTTATTGGTTGACCTTTGTTGATTGTGGTACAGTCACAGGGTTCTCCAGCGACACCTGGGAATTCAAATTCCAGTTCAATAACTGATCAGTCTACTCCTTTAAATGTTATGGAAGAATTTGATTCTGGAGCTGGTAATGCATattatgaaggtgagaaaggaccTCTAGGTGATATTGACATTGACATTGAGTTATGCCAACAAGTTGTCAGCATAACATTGTTTATCATGTTTTTTGCTATACATAAATACTTCATGTTCTTATTGATTGCAATCCTGGAAAGTGAACAGAACCCGGTAATAGTGTTGATGTCAGAAATCATGAGATGAGGCTTCATGAGATTAATACACTTGAATGGGATGAGCTTCTGGTGACAAATGATAGTAATGACTCAACTATATCTAGAAGAGGTAACTTATTGGTTTCTATTTTAAACAATACCCCTTGTTCATTTGCTAAATTGTTAACTCACTCTATTTTGATGGCAGACAATAATTCTTGCTTTCAGCAATTGAACCAAACAGCAGGAAATGGCTTCTTAAATTATGTGAGCAGAACACTTTCATAGCTCTTTTAAGTTTCTAAATTTCTATATCTTTCTTAAGAAaagaattttttcttaaaaaaaaataaaattggttCTTTCTTTATCCTAATGACAACTTGTTTGACTTGTCATTGTAGGCAAATATACTTTATTGTTTGTCATCTAATCTTATATGTACTTTCTTCCCTACATATATAGGTTTTGTATGTGTCGAAGCATTTGCTTCGGCTTCTTTTAGTATTCATATCTTTTCTTTGTCTGTTTATCCTCTTTTTTAGATTCACATGTTAGCGATTTGTTTTTATTGTGAAGATCActtaaatattttcctttttaatatttgGTTGCTCAAATGGTTGATAACCACCCAAGCTGCTTCACTTTTGCAGGGTGGCCCTATCTCAGCTGATAATTTATCGATGGAAATTTCTATGCTTGTTAATTTAGTTGAGCCAGTTGCTCAGAGTAATAATACTTACTTCAACACCCCAACGACTGTCTGTAATACAATATCTAGTAGCCAAATAAATCCTGATGTGCAGCAGAAAGACTCTATTGCCACAGGGGCCGGTGATCCATTGGACCTTTTGATCAATGATGGTTTAAATGGTCAGGACAGTTTTGGAAAGTGGATGAACTACACTATCACTGAATCCCCAGTTTCAGGTGACTCTATGCAAGAATCATCAGTTTCATCGGTTCAAGATTCCTTCACCTCTCCTGAGCACATATTTACCATAACTGAAGTCTCACATGAGTGGGCCTATTCAACTGAAAAGACAAAGGTTTTTTCTTAAAAAGATTCTTTTCTATCTCTCTGGGTTGTTAGAAATATCCCCACTTTTGCTGCAATGATTATTTATGATCATGGAATTGATGCTAGAAAATATTGATTTGAATAACAACTGTTTATCTATTAATTTGCAGATTTTAGTCACTGGATTCTTTCATCAAGCTTATCAACATCTTGTTAAGTCCAATTTGTTTTGTGTATGCGGTGATGTATGTAATCCAGCAGAAATTATTCAAGTTGGGGTTTATCGTTCTGTGTTACCGCAACATTCCCCTGGACTAGTGAACCTGTATATGAGTCTTGACGGCCATAAACCCATCAGCCAAGTTCTTAGTTTTGAGTATCGTGTTCCTTTATCACATGATCCGTTAGTTCCTGTGGAAGATGAGTCGAGGTGGAAGGAGTTCCGATTGCAGATGAGGCTTGCTTATTTGCTCTTCTCTACTTCCAAGAGCCTTAACATTTTATCGGGTAAAGTTTCACCAAATACCTTGAAGGAGGTTAAGACTTTTGCTCAAAAGACTACTAGCATATCCAATAGTTGGACATATTTGCTCAAGTCAATTGAAGAAAATAGAGCTTCTTTTACACAAGCAAAAGATGGTTTATTTGAAATTGCTTTAAAGAACAGACTCAAGGACTGGCTGTTGGAAAGAATAATTGAAGGCTCTAAAATAACCGACTTTGATACTGAAGGTCTAGGAGTGCTTCATTTATGTGCCATCCTTGGGTATACTTGGGCTATTCATCTATTTTCATGGTCTGGCTTGTCACTGGATTTTCGTGATAAACGTGGATGGACAGCTCTTCATTGGGCAGCATTTTATGGGAGGCAAGTTCGTTTTACGTCATTCTTAACATTTATATGCTTGCCGTATATTTTAAGTCCCAAATTTTCTGAGAACTGGAATGCTTTAAGTAATTCTTATTGTTCTAAGCTATAATAATGAGGCTGCCTAAGGCGTCTGTGTCAGCGGTTCTTAAGTTCGCATCTTAGTTGATAACGCATTTCTTTGTTCCTTTCCTTTGGAGTATGATGAAATTTAATGGCGTTGAATCAGTGTTTTGTCTCCACATAAACCTATTTTTGTTTGTAATTTGTTTGCTGGTGTATGCTCTTGTCCAgaaattgaacttatgtttttctttttcattttcttttgccTTCGTTGATCTTGAAACAGCTTCGAATTGTATATCTGATTGCAAAAAATCCCCATCCAGGGAAAAAATGGTTGCTGCTCTTTTATCTGCAGGGGCAAAGCCAAATTTGGTGACAGACCCCACCACCCAAAATCCAAATGGTTGCACTGCTGCTGACCTTGCATCTTTGAAGGGTTATGATGGGCTAGCTGCTTATCTTTCCGAAGAGGCTCTCGTGGCACAGTTCAATGAAATGGCTGTAGCTGGAAATGCTAGTGGCTCTCTAAAAACCAGTAGAACAGAAGTAACACACACTGATACCCTTAACGAAGATGAGTTATATTTGAAGGAAAGTTTAGCAGCTTATAGGACTGCTGCTGATGCGGCTGCACGCATTCAGAATGCATTCAGGGCGCACTCCTTGAAAATACGAACTAAAGCAATTGAGTCTTCCACTCCAGAGGATGAAGCACGAAGTATAGTTGCAGCTATGAAGATTCAACATGCCTTTCGCAACTTTGAGACCAAAAGAAAGATGGCTGCTGCTGCCCGGATTCAATATAGGTTCCGAACTTGGAAAATTCGTAAAGAGTTCCTTAATATGCGCCACCAGGCTACCAAAATCCAAGTAATTATTCTCCCTTTTCTTCTTACTATTCTattcatgagtatatgtataGATATGTATGTGTGTGCGCACACGTGACTGCTTGGAATAGAAACGATTATTCGACCATTGACATTGCATGAAAACTAATGCAGGCGGCTTTCCGGGGCCTCCTAGTAAGGAGGCAGTACCGCAAGATTACCTGGTCAGTTGGTGTGCTTGAGAAAGCAATTCTGCGGTGGCGATTAAAGAGAAGAGGTTTGCGTGGGCTACAAATTAACACAGTTGACACGGTCACAGAGCAAAGGCCGGAAAGTGACACTGAAGAAGACTTCTACAGAACCAGCAGAAAACAAGCTGAACAACGCGTCGAGAAAGCTGTTGTTCGAGTTCAAGCTATGTTTCGCTCAAAGAAAGCACAAGAAGACTATCGGAGAATGAAGTTGGCTTATGATCAAGCAATGGTAAGTGAATCGTCTGTAACCCGAAAGAggttgattctattttgttcatcaAGTTACCTACAAAATTCTGTTTTTGCAGTTGGAATATCAAAGCCTCCGGGACCCTACTTCCTGCATGGATGCATGAAGACATAGACATTCAGGATTATCACATGGACATTGAGGATGTGTTTGTAAATGCAACCGACGTATACCAGTAACCTTCTAACTGTTTCAAAGAGTTTGAAGTGTGAGGTAAGTGATTGCGGATCCGTAATTGTTTTTGTTGGGGTTATGGTAGGACATACAAGTTAATAGTTGAAGTAGCTTAGGACCAAGGTGAAACCTTGGTTTTAGGGTATTGGATTTTGTGATGGTTATACCCACTAAGATGTTGACCTAAGTGCAGGGTTGCATGTATATTAAAAGTAACAAATCTTATTATAAGTGAAATAGATGGATTTTGATCAGGATATAATGAATTTGCTATTTAATGGGACAAATTCATTATATGTTTGGGAAGATTGGGTTTTTCACTCAGCCCAATAGGCCTAGGCCTTAGATTAGGGTTGTTTGTCGAagtattatttataaattgttaAAAGAACAATAATTGGATTATGATTTCCAATTGATGAACCGGGTTTATTTTAGACCAAAAAGGTCCTCAATGTTTGCGTTTTTTTATTTGAGATTTCACTTTTGAGCCGGTTTAATGGAAAATGTTTTATCGACGTGGCTTTTGATATGGtggaaaaatccaaaaaatatatttacaagaGCAAAATATAGGGAATCAAAAGCCAAGGTGGCTGATGAGATGAATTTCAACCTTAATTGAATCTGGCAAAAGGTCGAAATCTTTAAGCCCAAAGCATAACCCATAAATTTCCACAATATATCGTACTAGAATCAGTACAAACAACTCCTTACCTTCCTTCATAAAAAATATGTTacagtttttttatttataaataataattttctaaaattatgataaaaatttatattatttataagaagcgatatgaaaattttgaataatttataacatttttttacttaatttaagtattataaaaagagatataatttaacataagtctttttttaaattaagttcatacaattttttataatcaaaattacaaattattttgCATTGTGAACCCAAATATTATAAGGTTGGTACTAATCGTGCAAATAGaaacggttttcttgcacaaTATCGTGAAATATGATACCATTTAAGAGAATGATGTCAAACAAAAACATCATAGATAGTTTGCAAGCTCTTTAGGTGGAGATATTTAAGAGAATGGTTGAGAAGACAtttgttgtttaaaaaaaaaatttcttattaaCATCACCTTAGTAACAAGGTTGGATCATGCTAACATATTGCATATTTCACAACTTCAATCATAGATGGAATTGAGAGTTTCATACTTTGAAGAAGAAGATTTTGATAATATTAATGATGGTGGATTTAAATTCAGATGATGTTGAATTCAGCTAAAGACTAACAGATGATGATAAGaagcatatgttaaatattaaaaagagaataacccaataaatatgcactagaataattagataaaattgcatatgatgtttatttttcttgttatttttattagtaatcataTTAGGACCTTTTTAGACCAACATAATACATATggattatttttatcatattaataatttttattttttaaaaatataaatcatgtaaatatataattataatttgtacCATTAAACATGAACtagaaaattgctatttaatttaattgccaaacaaacttaaaatcaaatttaatttaatcaatagaAAAGAAAATGACATAGTTGaggtatttaaataaataaaaagaatattaGACATGAGATCTTTTTGTCAAGGTATCACTTACACGTCGAACAATTTAGGCAAATTTAATCTCATCAAAATTTAATTgttgtacttttatttttctattttaaattcacgtaatttgatttttttaaaatttttttataacattattatttaatctaaataagaatTTAACGGTTCTAGTTTGGTTTGGATTCACTGAACCCAGATTTGGCTTTTGGCTTCTTTTATTCGGTGATTTGCCTGTCCTTTTTCGGTCACCATTTTCTTCCCCAGAAAATCAAACATTTGACGTTTactatcaaaaatatttttaaaaaaattaaaaaaaaaaatcaagatataaaaaaaaacatttcattaCAACTTTGTGTAGCACAGATGGAAAAATTGAGATtcacctttttatttatttatttaaatttcattattttttatagtttttaatatatatatttaatacattcttctttttttaacattttaataatatttttgaatgGTTAGAgtgtttaatatttttgaatttttataatttttctataattttattaattcagCATAGAAAGAATAGGTTAATAACCATAACGGCCAATGATAGTTCCAACTTTGATGTTTAAAGACAAATAGATCCATTTTTCTCCAACAGACTTTCTTATCCTTtatacaatatttttataatgcCAATGTGATTATCTAGTTCCAAAAGGACAACAAGGATGTTCCTTATCCTACTTTTAACGCCTCCAAAGCCTCTCTACAAGAGACAAGGAATAGCAACTTACAACATATAATTTATCATCACATCACAACAGCTTCTCAAACAAAGACACAGCTGCTAAAACACTATAAGCACAACCATGATTAACATGAAAAATTTCCTCTCCCGCTTTGGCTGCTGTGTCGATGTCTATCGCCAACAAGGGAAATGAGGTTCCTCGATACTCCCTAATACAAAGTTGTTCGAAAAATTATATACGGAGGCGTCGAGAAGCTTATGCGGCAACTGGTTCACTTATTGGGCTACTAGTTGATGCAGGGGCTTTAACCTGGTCAACCAATAAAATCAAATTGCATGTTGAGAGGTTTGTTGTGCATCTGATTTGGAGTAATGCAAATATCTATGCCCTATGCTGCCCtaactcttcatttttctcaaagttttcaTGTCCAACACCTGTATCCAATGCATATGATAATCCAAGGATCGTCCATTATATGgaaaaacttcaaaatatttgAACATACCCATATTTGACACATCCTTATCCAACACTCAGGACTCAAGTCCAAGTAACAGTTTATGCCTTGTCAGTGCATAATCACAAAATCTTATGAGGTAAAAGTTCAGTAACTCTTGAGAGCAGTGTAAGAAGGATCCAAAACTCACCTTTGCTGATTTGAATAGTTCATCAAGAACTTCCGACAATGTTGGATGTGCGTGAACTGCGAATTTGATGTCCTGAATGGTGAAAACAAACACTCATAAGTATTTATGATTTAAAAGCTTAACCGAGCTTCCAGGAAAGAGAAGTGTGAAgccaaaatattttggttttcaCACCCAAGACCCACCTGGATTCGTGTTCCTAAAGCTATGGCATTTGATGCCTCATGGATAAGGTCCGCTGCATGCAAGCCAAAAATATGAACTCCAAGAATCTCTCCATTGTCAGGTCTGTAAATCAACTGCATGGAAATAACTTACGCAAAATTTAGCAACTATACCAACAGATTGAGATGAAGttcaaaagagaaaaacaaaagcaaacaaaaGGATGAAAAGAGACCATAGTCCATTGTTGATTCTAGCTCTATCAAAGAAATCAAACTTCTTTCCtcaatacttttattttaagaattcaGCCCTATATATCTTATAAGTTTCAATTAGTTATTTTTTAGAACTGATAAATATTTGTTTCCGGCACTTTGTGAAAATTAGGAAATAACCTTTTGTATAATGGAGAGCCAtgtgaaagaaatgaaaacaacCCATTGATCATCTATTAATATCTTTAAAATGTTCATTGATTTAGTTACTGTTCAAGTAAGGTCTCAAGAAATAACCTTTGCAAGCCCCTCGCCTTCGTTTTCTGCCAGTGCCTTTGTATTAGCCTTGAAACTTGTTTTGGCAACACTTATTTCAAACCCTTCCTTCACAGCTTTCTCTCTTGCTTGAGGCTGTGAAGTTATAGCATTGTCAAATTTTCAGATATTTTACAGCATGTGTACAATTTTAGGTAAATGAAGGAAAGCACTGAAATGGTGAAAAAAACATAAATGGGGCAACTTTTGTAACATCTAGCGTGTGTGTAATTTCTCGTGTCATAATCTTGTTtaagatattttaatttgacaagttaataatttttgttatataGATTTTGACATGTTCATATATTTGTGTTATGTTTGTATACCTTTTTGTGACGTGTTTCATGTACCATTTTAGATATTTTTTCTATGTTGATGTCATGATCAACATTGTCAGGTCCAATCAATGGCAATAATATTATGCTAAAATGGAAAAACTGAACcaatttaacttaataataaatcagaaattgaggGTGTTTGCAAGTCGGTATTCACCTCTGTCAAACCAACCATGCTTATTTCAGGGTGAGTGAAGCAAGCTGCTGGGACACTGAGGTGATTAAGCACGTGATCTCTTCCAGTGACTTGTTCGACGACTGCATCAAGACATTTAAGCAAAAGATAAAATGGATCCAAATGAAAATATCAGCTACGAATTAGCAAAGAATAAGTTAGCAGGCACTTACCCGAAATTCCTTGTGCACTTGCTGCATGAGCAAGCATCATTTTACCATTTGCATCACCAATGCAGTACAGGTGAGGAACCTAGCATTCGAACTCTAAATGTTTGTTGAAAGTCAACAAGGGAAAATATACAGTCAGaaatatttttcaaacatacCAGATTCCCATTTGCATCAATTACTCGCATTCTCTCATCAACAGGAACGAAACCCCTTTGTGTCACTACATTAATCTGATCAAAAGGAATACATAAATTTAAATCCATTTCCTTTTAATGAACAATCTCATATA
This window of the Gossypium hirsutum isolate 1008001.06 chromosome A09, Gossypium_hirsutum_v2.1, whole genome shotgun sequence genome carries:
- the LOC107888949 gene encoding calmodulin-binding transcription activator 5; its protein translation is MDVGCSSLLVGSEIHGFRTLADLDVQTMMEEAKSRWLRPNEIHAILCNHKYFPIYVKPVNLPKSGTIVFFDRKMLRNFRKDGHNWKKKKDGKTVKEAHEHLKVGNEERIHVYYAHGQDNPTFVRRCYWLLDKSLEHIVLVHYRETQESQGSPATPGNSNSSSITDQSTPLNVMEEFDSGAGNAYYEEPGNSVDVRNHEMRLHEINTLEWDELLVTNDSNDSTISRRDNNSCFQQLNQTAGNGFLNYGGPISADNLSMEISMLVNLVEPVAQSNNTYFNTPTTVCNTISSSQINPDVQQKDSIATGAGDPLDLLINDGLNGQDSFGKWMNYTITESPVSGDSMQESSVSSVQDSFTSPEHIFTITEVSHEWAYSTEKTKILVTGFFHQAYQHLVKSNLFCVCGDVCNPAEIIQVGVYRSVLPQHSPGLVNLYMSLDGHKPISQVLSFEYRVPLSHDPLVPVEDESRWKEFRLQMRLAYLLFSTSKSLNILSGKVSPNTLKEVKTFAQKTTSISNSWTYLLKSIEENRASFTQAKDGLFEIALKNRLKDWLLERIIEGSKITDFDTEGLGVLHLCAILGYTWAIHLFSWSGLSLDFRDKRGWTALHWAAFYGREKMVAALLSAGAKPNLVTDPTTQNPNGCTAADLASLKGYDGLAAYLSEEALVAQFNEMAVAGNASGSLKTSRTEVTHTDTLNEDELYLKESLAAYRTAADAAARIQNAFRAHSLKIRTKAIESSTPEDEARSIVAAMKIQHAFRNFETKRKMAAAARIQYRFRTWKIRKEFLNMRHQATKIQAAFRGLLVRRQYRKITWSVGVLEKAILRWRLKRRGLRGLQINTVDTVTEQRPESDTEEDFYRTSRKQAEQRVEKAVVRVQAMFRSKKAQEDYRRMKLAYDQAMLEYQSLRDPTSCMDA